ATTACATCATATGGTGTTGAAAGCTCTGGGTTTGTCCATGGCGAATCTGGGTGTGGGTACCCTTTTTCCCCTGCACGACTCTGACCAAGTAATACAGTATCAACGATAGCTTGACGATCGATTGATAAAGACATTGCTTGGCGGAACACCTCATTACTAAATGGTGCAATTTCATAGTTTAAGCCAAATTGTACGATTGAAAGATTTGTTGCAGATGCTAATTTGAAGTTATCATCACTGCTAAATGTTGAGATTAACTCAGCAGGTACTGTACGTGATGATACATCGATTTGACCAGATTTTAACGCGTTAAACATGGCTGTGGCATCAGGAATAATTGGTAATGTTAATTTTTTTACTGTTGGTTCGCCCATGAAATAATCTACATTAGCCTCTAACACATAATGTCGATCGGCTACATATTCTGTTAACTTATAAGGACCTGTACCGATTGCAAGGTCAGCATATTTGCGTGGATTTTCAACATTTCCCCAAATGTGTTTTGGTAAAATTGGTAAATCCGCAAATGTAATTATTTTTAATGATGGGCATGCATACCCACATTCGAATGTTAGTGTTTTACCATCTTCTTGGATATTAATTTCATCAATTTTCGGTACGTCACTTACGTGGTGCGTGTGGCGATTTGCTGGGCCATCGCGATAATATTCGTATGTAAATTTAACGTCTTCTGCTGTGAAATCTTCACCATCGTGCCATTTAATACCGTCACGAACAACTACTTCCCATGTATCTTCATCAATTTGAGTTGCAGATTCTGCTAACCAAGGTGTTGGCTCATCTACATAAGGTGATGGTGAAAATAATTTGTCATACACCATATCTGTTAACCAATCTAAGTTCCCTGTGTAGATATTTAATGGACCTACATCACTCTTTAAACCGATTGTTAAATTCTCAATTGTTGAATCTGAACCTTTTGATTCAGTACTACTTTCTTTTACATCTTTATCACTTGAGCCACAAGCGGCAAGTGCAAAAGATAATGCCATTGTCAGTAAGACGAACAGCCAATTCTTATTGAATTTCATTTTCTTTCCTCCTACATAGTTTGTTCGTTCCATTCATCAGCCATCAAACGCCTTATTTAAACTAACAAAATGTAATATACAACTATTGATAATGATTATCAATATCGTTTCGATTCGAGCAAAACGGTTTAACGTGTCACAGATACCCTTTTCATCATTTTTATAAAAAATTCAAATAGAACTATTTAATTTACTAATAACATAGCAGGTTCCATAAAAAAACGCCTATATCGTTAAGATACAGGCGTTCCAATACACTCTTTTATATGTTCACAAATCGCTTGCTCACTCGTTGAAAGTACCACATTTTTTTGCTTAACAATCGTCATCATCCGTCTAATAGACAGACCTTTAACAGGTTTAAAAAGTAACCCCTCTTGTTCAATTACCTTTGGAGGTAAAAAAGCCATCCCACTTTGAAGGTGTAATGCTTTAGCAATTACAGTGAAATTCGACATTTTCGAATAATTAGGGATTATATTTTTTTGCTGTAATGACATTTTAATCGCTTGTGTATAAAACTCTCCTTGGGGAACATAGATTTCATAATCCTCTAAATCACGACCGTATAAAATTTGACGCTCTGCTAAAGGATGCATCGGAGATACCGCTAAATGTAACTCTTCTCTGAATAGCATCTCAACATCAAATTGTTGCAATAAAATGGGATCTAATTCATAAATCGGCATGATAGCAAATTTAATTTTCTTTTCGAATAATAAATTTTTCAATTCATTATAACAATAGCAATTAATTTCATAGCTTAATTTTTCGTCATTAAAATGTGACCCAAAAATTTCTTCAAAATAATGATTAGCAATATACGTGCTTAAATATAAGCTTACCTTTTCCTCGCTTTCGGATTGACGTATTGCATCCATCATTTTTTCTTCATAATGACATATCATTTGGGCATGTTTTAAAACAATTTCCCCTTTATTAGTCAATTCAATTTTTCGTTTATTTCGTTGAATGAGTGTGCACTCTAAACTTCTTTCTAATTGCTTAATGTGTTGAGTAACAGTAGGTTGTGAACAATATAACCTTTTCGCCGTTTCTGTATAGGAACGGCACTCAGAAAGTACAATAAACGTTTTATACCAGTTATTCATACAACCAACCCTTTAAATGAGAATGAATATCATTATTATAACGGTTTAATCGTTAACTGTAAATTTTTTATGAATTTATTATTTTTTAATAGGGCTCCCGCGAGATTTAAATGCGGATTTACAATGTTAAACAAAAAATGTGACCAAACGTCGGATTGAACTGCACTCCTTGTTAAAGTGTGTCTAACTTTTAGAGATCACTTCAACGCACCAAAAACTTTTCGGTTCAGTGCAACGATATCATCATGTGTGAACTCAAGCGAAAACTGCGCCATAATTTCATCTCGTAACCCGGCAGCGTTCCCTTTTTCTGCTTTTTGTAAGGCTGCTGTTAGCTCTTCTTTCGTTAGCTCTGTGCAATACGCCGGTGTACCCGGTTGCATATTCCAAGATGCAGCAATCGAACCTGCATCGACCGTATCAAAACCGCATTCGTTTACAAGATTCATGATGATTTGTTTATGCCCCTCATCATCACCTGCAACCGCCATCGCAATACGCCCTGTTGTTCCCGCCGGTGTCCCTTTATTCTCTAATGTAAAGGCTAGTAGATTGCTGAACGCTTTAATAACTGGACGCCCAAGCTGCTCTGTCGCCCATGCACTTTCCACCATACCTTGATCAATTGCTTCGATTTGTTGATCTCTAAATGGATAATAATTTGATGTATCCACAACAATCACGTTATCGCCAACAGTTTTTAAAATCGGCTGGATTGTTGGAATCGCATATAGTGGAATCGAAATGATTAACACATCAATATGTTGACCAATCTCTTCCGTACTTACGGCAGTGCCAACAATTGTTTTCCCTGCTAAACGTTCCATTCCTCGTGCATCTGCTACTTTAACCTCGTGTCCGTTATTCATTAATTTTTTGGCAATGCTTTGACCGATTGGCCCTGCTCCAATAATTCCAAATTTCATATTTATTTCTCCCTTTAAATGATTTATTTTTTAATTCTCTCTGCGAAAGCATCTATTTAGTAACCTCATAATACTTGCATGATTTGTGCGAATAATGTATGGCCTTTTAAACGTGTCTGTTGATCGGCATAAAAATCAGCGACCATGATTTCATCGAGTTCTGCTGTATGTTTTAGCGCTTCCATCTGTGCTTTCACTTGCGCTGGATTCCCAATAATGAAGCGATTTCTGTTTTGTTCACGGATCGCGAGTTCGTGCAGCGTAAATTCATAATTCGCTGCTTCCTCTAGTGAAAATAATTGCAGTTCATCAGGTTTAGCCCCCATAAACATCTTCATCCAGCTGATTTCAGCAGGTAACGCCGCAAGCTGTGCTTCTTCTTCCGTATCCGCTACAAAAATAAACTTCGATAACATGCTATATGGTTTCTCTTCATGGCCCTGTAAAGCAAACTGCTGCTTGTAGAGATTTAGAAATTCTAGATCCTGACGTGGATTCAATTGACCTGCAAAGGCGAATTTCAAGCCAAATTTCACCGCTAAGCTTAGTCCACCAGCTGACGAGCCCAACATAAATAAATTTGGCTTTAACGGTGTGCCCGGGATTTTCAATGTTTGCAAAGGATGCCCTTCTGGAAACGTGCCTGTTAAATGGTAAATGATTTCTTGAATTTGATCCGCTGTATTGAGCTCATACATTTTTTCACGTGTCATTTGAAGTGCCATTTTCGCTAAAAAGTCCGTGCCCGATGCACGCCCCATGCCTAAATCGACGCGCCCTGGGAATGCAGCTTCTAACGTTGCAAAATTTTCTGCTACCTTATACGGGCTATAATTTGGAAGCATGATGCCACCAGCACCAATATTCATCCGTTTCGTAAGTGTACCGGCCAGCATCATCATTAGATCCGGTGCCATACTAAAAATTGTCGTTGAATTATGATGCTCAGTAAACCAGTAACGCGCATAGCCCAGCGAATCTGCTAATTGCAGCGTTTCCTTTGTATTTGATAGCGCTTGTTGAGGCGTTTGCCCTTTAAAAATGTGTACATAATCTAAGATTGAATAGTTCATGCAATCCTCCATATCGTTTGTGTTGTTCACAGCTTTTCACTACTGCTTCGTTGTTAAACGTGCTCCTCTTGACGACCATATTCATAAGGAACACCCATGTTTTCGCGTAGTGTTTTCCCTTCATATTCCGTGTGAAATAGACCTCTTTGTTGTAAAATCGGCACCACTTGCTCCACAAAATCTTGCACCCCGTCATGCGCGCTATCTGGCACAACCGAGAACCCATCACACGCACCCGCTAAAAACCACTCTTCTAAAAAGTCCGCCACCTGCTCTGCCGTTCCTGCCACAACCGGATGATAATTAATGACTCCATGTGCCAACACATCACGAACAGATAAACCGCTTTGTAATAAGTCATAAGCACGCTTCGAACGGGGATCCATTCGGTTAGGGTACATACGCGCGCGCATTTCTTCTGGCAGCGGTTGATCAATATCCATTGTGTGAACCGATAATGGTAAGCCCACCATCGCACCTAAGTACTGCACGCGTCCCGTGATTTCACCAGGATCAAAGCTCATCAGTTTACGACGGCGTTCTAGCCCTTCTTCTTCGGTTTTCCCAATCGAGAACATAAAGCCCGCGTACATTTTAATATCGTCTGGATTACGTCCAAACGCCTCTGCACTTTCACGTAACGCTGCACGATGCGCTCTTGCTGACTCGATATCATACGGATTTGCGTACACACCTGAAGCAAAGCGTCCCGCAAGTCGTAACCCTTCCTCGCCACCACCTGCTTGGAATAAAACCGGTTGTCCTTGTTTAGAAGGTGGAATCGGTAATGGTCCGCGCGATGCATAGTAGTCGCCACTTAAATTAATTGGCTGCACTTTCGACATGTCGGCAAATTGCCCCTTTTCGACATCGAGTTTTAGCGCATCCTCTTCCCAGCTTCCCCAAAGTGCTTGGACGATTTCAATAAATTCATGTGCCTTGTCATACCGTACGCTTCGGCTATCAATTTGCGCCCCAAAGTTTGCAGCGGCTCTCGGCTCAGATGTTGTCACCGCATTCCAACCTACACGCCCACCACTGATTACATCTAACGCCTTCATTTGACGCGCTAAATTATACGGGTAATTAAATGTTGTGGAAGCGGTTGCCACCAGTCCAATCTGTTTCGTTTCACGCGCAACTGCCATAAGTGCAAGCATCGGGTCCATTGGAAACATCGGTGTATGAATGTTCAAGTCGACCGTTAACGCTGCTGTATCTGCGATAAAAATCATGTGGAATTTCCCTTTTTCCGCAAGTTTGGCACGTGCCACATAACTATCCATATTTGTATAGGCTGCTGGGTCCGCCCCAGGCATGCGCCATGCGGAAAATTCAGCTCCGTATCCTGAATTCATTTGCAGAGCCAGTTGCATTTGTCTTTTGTTCTCCATTTCTTCTCTCCCTTTCGCCAAATAATTAGCTTGCTAACTATTTATTTTTATAAACACCAACTACGCATGAAATTATTTAGTATGCTAACTATTTTTCCCTACTTACTTCCACTAACTCACTTGGTGAAGAAGTATGCAGGTAGCTCATTGCTTATTTACGATAACCCATGTTCCATTCGTTTTAGTAAGTCCAGTAAGACTATACGTTCATCCGGCGAAATTGCATGCAGTAATTTTTCTTGTTGATACTGCCACTTTTTCGCAACAGGCGCTTGCAGATTTTTGCCCGCGTCCGTCAAATAGATGCGCATCACACGTCCATCTACTGCATCTTTTTTACGATAAATAAAGCCGTTTTGTTCTAGCGATTTGACCATATTGGTTACAGTAGGTGGCTCACATTTTAAATGCTCGGCTAGTTGCATCTGCGTCAGGCCATCCCCTGTCCACAAGCGGGCTAGTAAATTATCTTGCCCCACATATAGGTTTAATTCTCTTAATTCTTCCGAGTATGCGCGACGCATTTGAAATGACACTTTATCTAGCGCTTGGCGAATGTCACAATCCACTTTATTTGTCATAACTAGTCCCTCACATTCCGTCCATTTATTTAGCCTACTAACTATATCAACGGACTTTTGTAATTGTCAACGTAACAAGATCATGCGTCACAGCCTACGTTAAATACTTAGCTTGCTAACTAAATATGTGATAAGATGAGCCTGCTAAAACGATTCGTTCTCATGAGACATTGTCTATTTAGTACGTTACTAAGCATACAATGCATATTTCGAATTTAAAAGTAGGCAATAAAAATGCACATAGTACATTTTTTTGTACCATGGCGTAGAAAGCAGGTTACAACATGGCAAGAGTATGTAATGAAGGTTTTGACAAAGAGGCGATCAAGCATCAACGCGACTTTTACAGTATCGCGTATACGCAAAATATCGTTTCAGGTCGTTGGAAATTTTTAATCCTTTGGTATTTGAAAGAAAACACACGCCGCTTTCACGAAATTAAACTTTTTTTAAATAATATTTCGCAAGGTTCTTTAACGAAACAATTACGTGAATTAGAGCAAGATGGCGTCATTGAACGTGTGGTGTATCCAGAAGTGCCACCCCGTGTAGAATATTCGTTATCCCCTAAAGGAAAAGCCCTGCTACCGATGCTCGAATTGATGCGCGCGTTTGGGGATCAGTTTGGCGAACAGGTCGAATAAATGGATTTCCTATTGCAAACAAATCAATGAAAACAGATGGGCTCCTATTTGTGAACCCATCTGTTTTTAATAATTCACTTTATTTAATTACTGAATCCACTGCCCACCGTCAATGATATGTTCAGCACCTGTAATATAAGTTGATTCATCACTTGCTAAAAAGACAACTAAATGAGCGACTTCATCCGCTGTACCTAAACGGCGTAACGGAAGAGCTGCTTCGATTTGACGAACTGCTTCTTGTGTAATATCTTTATTTTCCGTTACCATACGTGTTGCAATGCCACCTGGGTGCACAGAGTTAACACGTATACCTACTGGGCCTAATTCTGCTGCAGCTGAGCGCGTCATCGCTTCAACAGCACCTTTACTCATTGTATAAGCCGAGAATCCGCCCGCATTAATCTTACTTGCAAGTGAGCCAATGTTAATAATAGAGCCAGCACCAGCTTGTTTCATGTATGGCACAACTGTACGGATCCCTACAAGTTGGCTCCATGCATTAATGCTCATCGTACGTTGGAACGCATCAAACGTTAACTCTGTGTATGGTGTTGTCGTGGCAATACCGGCATTATTGACTAAAACATTAATATTACCAAACGTTTTAACACCTGCTTCTACAACCTGAATCCATGCTTCTTCTGAAGATACATCATGTTTTAAAGCAATTGTACTGTTTGGGTATTCTGCATTAATTTCATTGACTACTTCTGTTAAACGATCAAATTCGATATCTGTCGCAATGACTTTTGCGCCTTCTCTTGCGAAAAAGTACGCTTCACTTGCGCCTTGACCATTCCCTGCACCTGTAATTAAAGCGACTTTACCTGTTAATCTACCCATTAGATACACTCCTTTGAAATGAATAATTTTAAATGCACTTTGCCTCTTCATTGTAGAGAACCTATATTTCTGAAACAATCACTAATGAAATGAGCAATGTCGAGTATTCAACACTTCTATCGTTCGTGTCGAGTATTTTTGTGAAATGGTGTTAACATTGTAAACTTAGTATTTTCAATCAATTCGAGGAATAGCGAATACTCTCTTGTTCCCTTATAATTTTAACTAACAGAAAAGCATTCATTCTATTCTCTTAAAATGGCTGCCGTCTACAAAAGGAGGAGTCTCTATGAATCGACAAGAAAAAAAGCGACTAAAAACCATTGCTACAATAAAAATAGTTTTTATGGAATTACTGTTAGAAGATGTAGTTTTTGAAGACATAACAGTAAAAGAAATTACAGAACGTGCTGATTTTAATCGAAGTACTTTCTATTTATATTTCCAAGATAAGCATGAATTGGCCGAATCACTTTTTAATGAAGCCCTTCAAGCCTATACACATGCCGTGATGTCGCCTTATGAAGAAGGCCAAATTGTTGGATTAGACGGTGACGTACCATCAGATCGTTTAATTTTTGATTGCATAGCGGAAAACAAACAATTATTTAGCGCTTTAGATCGTCTACAAATCCCTCCAACTATTTATGAACGGATGGAACAAACTTGCTTAGCTCTCTTTTCAACCAACATTCAACTTGTGCAGGAAAAAACAGACCCTTCCATCGATTACAATCTGTTTTTACACTATCAAGTAGCTGCAATGATTGGGCTCATTAAATATTGGATTCGCAATAACTTCGAAGAAACTGCCCCTTATATGACGGAACAATTTAGGAGTTTCTATACTTCTAGAGTTAAGACTATGAATATTACTCAGAAATAAAGTAAATCAAAATAAAAAGCCCGTTTCCATCAAGAGGAAACGGGCTTTGACATTTAACAGCTAGCATCCACATTCAGCAGCTATTTCTTAAGATTTACGTATTAATGCGCCATCATTTCATGGGCAATTGTATGACCATCCATAGAAGATGGATAGTAGGTTGGCCAGTGTGTAACTTCTTCTAATAACGTTGCACGATCATCGCCTAAATAAATATGATAATGGCCTGCTACCGTTGGGAAGATACTGTGGTCACTGAATTGAATATACGCTGGCAGCCCTTCTGTCGGCTCTGCTAATTTAAAACTATAGCGTACGCCTCGATTGCCCTTTTCATACGTTAAAATTTCATGGCCATCATTAATGTAAGTACCTGTACGTTCTTGACCTTGGTCCGTAAACGTTACTTGATCGCCTGCAATGACAATACGCTCAATTGTTGTTTTATAGCCTACATCATAATAGTCTCTGTATTCATCGACAGTCATCGTGCCACCGTTTTTCACTTTATATTCAAACACTTCATCTAACGTACCATCCAGTAAATACGGGTAAACCGATTGCCAATCGCCTGCCCAATCCGTTAACTCACGCGCTTGCACTTGCTCTTCTTCAAAATAACCGGCATAAATTTTTTTCGCTGCCTCGTCGTCTGCGTGAGTATGGTCGTGGTCATGATCGTCTTGTTTAACCGCTGCACTTACCTCTTCTACGTTATTCTTTGCTGTATCCTCTTCTGCGTTACAGCCTACTAGTAATGCGCTCATTGCGAAAGCACCAATCCATTTGCTTGCCTTTGTCTTCATAATAAATTCTCCTTAAATAGTAATGATTACACTTTACGATTATAGAGATACCTTTTCTAGATGTCAATACAAATCGTAATTATTACTGTTAAAGAAAAAACTTCGTCTCAATAAAGAGACGAAGTTAAATTTGCGGCACCATTTATTCAACATCACAATGCATCGCTGCTTTTGCCTCTTGCCAAGGCACACTATACCCTTTGCCCTTCGCTAAGAAAACACTCGACGAACTATACAGCGGATCGGCGTCTTTGTTATAGCCGATTTGTTCGATGATTTGTTCTTTATTATGGCACGCATCATAGCCATCAAACATAAGTGTGAGCGCACCCTTGCCATTTGTAAACGCCGCAAACTGCGTGCTGTAATCCATAAAGGTCGCGACCGGTGCGCGGCCATGAATCGTGACACTGTCTTCCGTTAAGATAGGCGCTTCAAATGTGCCACTCGCTTGTTGAATATCACTCATCATACGCCCAATATACTCATTACTCGCCTTCATTTTAAAGCGGTAATACGGCTCAAGTAGGACATTTTCAACCTGTTCAAGCCCTTGTCTTAATGCACGGATGGTCGCCTCGCGGAAATCACCACCAGCTGTATACTGATTATGTGCGCGCCCTGTCAGTAACGTCACATGGATGTCTGTTACCGGAAAGCCGATTAATAAGCCGTGGTGCGCGCGCTCAAATAGGTGCTGTTCGATTAAACGCTGGTGCCCAACGGTTAAATGATCGGCATGGCACTGATTTGAAAACGTGATCCCCTGCCCGCGCGCATTTGGTTCAAGCTTGATATGTACTTCCGCATAATGCTTGAGCGGCTCAAAATGACCATAGCCGACTGCCGAAGCGTTAATCGTTTCTTTATACAAAATTTGCGGTTTGCCAAATGTCACCTCTACGAAGAAACGCTCCTTTAGCACTTCCACGAGTACCTCAAGCTGAATAACGCCCATCACATGCACCGAGATTTCCTGAAACTGCTCATTCCAGAAAACGCGTAAGCTCGGCTCTTCCGCTTCGAGTTCACGGAAGATGCGTGTCAATTCCTTCACATGCAGTGGCCCGTCATAATTGACCTTCGCTTGCAGTGTGGGCACCATATCAAACTGCGATTTTTCCGATGAAGCGCCAATCACATCCCCAATAATTGGTGTTGATAAGCCTTTGACCGCAAACAAATCCCCCGCCCTGACCTGCTGCACGGTCGTAAAGCTCGCGCCATTATAAAGCCTGATTTCCGTAATTTTTTCTGTCTTGTCGCCAAACGTAAATTCATCGCGGACGTTCAATGTCCCTGACATGGCTTTTAGAAAGGTTAAGCGCTGCTGCTCGTTATGGCGGATTTTAAAAACCGATGCTTGAAACGCTGCCTCTTCGTTAAAATCTGTTTTCGTTAGCTGATGCACGTCTTCAAAAAAGGCCATAATGCCCTCATCCTTTAAAGCAGAGCCGCCCATACAAACGATGGCCTGTTGCTTTTGTACAAGTGTTTGCAAGGCAGCAAAACTCGTTGCATCATCTAATTGATCGTCAAAAAACAACTCCATTAACACTTCATCGCGCTCCGCTAGCCATTCTTTTAGCGTAGGATTCATGCCGCTGTAAAGAAGCGCATCCGGTGAAAGCTCCTGACGAATCGCCTGCATTACGCCTTCCACATCCGCGCCTTCTCGGTCCGTTTTATTCAAAAAAATAAACGTCGGCACCACGCGCTGTTTTAAGAGCTGCCACACCGTTTCCGTATGCCCTTGAATGCCGTCAACCGCGCTCACAATAAGGATTGCCGCATCCATCACATGGACGGCGCGCTCCATTTCCGGTGCGAAATCGACGTGGCCTGGCGTATCGATCAGGTTATAGGTAACCCCGTCATAAACGAAGCGCCCCTGCTCGGCAAATATGGTAATCCCGCGTGCGCGTTCAATGGCATGATTGTCTAAATGGGCGTCCTGATGATCGACGCGCCCTCGTGTTTTAATAGCTTGTGTATGATAAAGTAATTGCTCACTAAATGTCGTTTTCCCGGCATCGACGTGCGCTAATACCCCGATTGTTTTATACAAAAAATCCACCGCTTTCAATGCCATTTTGAAAAAGTATAACACACCCCTCAATGAAAGAAAAAAAGAGCAGACAATGCTAGAAATGCTCAAATTCACATAAAGCAATATGCATCATTTTATGCAAGATGTAGACTGCCCCCTGCAAGCATAAATACAACCACCCCAAACGTTTGTACACTCTGTATAAAATAGTGTATAAACAATACACGACTAAAAAAGCGGCAAACATTGATTTCACAACGTTTACCACTTTGTGTTACGTGTCCAAACTTTGATTTGGGAACGTTTATGGGATTTATTTTGTATATTTTATAAATCGATGTTACACAATAGTCACTCGTTCTCTTATTGATACAAAAATTTTCTTCATCCTTATAGGTTAGCTAATTTACTACTTTCCCTTTGGCATTTAATATTTTAATTTCATAAGAGTCAATTTGAGGTACTGAATCGAATTCTTTAGATTGTAAGATTTTTTTTATTGAATCTTCAATTTCCATTGCCAATTCTTTTGCATTTTTACCTGTTCCTTTTATTGATGTATATATAGTAATGGATTTTTCAGAACTTGTAGTTATATTTTTATATACGTCGTAATCTGCTTTAAGAGCTTCGTTTAAAGGCTTTGTTATGAGTGAAAGTTCGTCATTAATTTTTTGTTGTTCTTCAGTCAAATAAGAAGATAAATCCAATCTCATTACAATAACTGTATAGTCTTTTAATATGGAAGATTTAATTTCATTTTTTGCAATGGATTCAATATTTTCTTTTACTGAATTAAAATAATCCTCATTCTCCGCAATTTGTACCCTCAATTCTTTCACTGAGGTCGAACCTACGGAAAACTTTAAATCCTCGTATTTCTCATGAATTTTTTCTGTTATTGAGTCTAATATAGAATAAGTTAGCTTTTCCTCTTTAGTTAATGAAGGTCTTTGTTCCCCTTTATTTGCAACAGCAGTATTGTCCTCTGAAGGCTTATTTAACAGGCTAAATGTTGTTATTCCCACTAGAAGTATTCCAATAATAATCAATATTCTTTTTAACATATAATCCCTCCGTTAAAAAGGTACGCCTTGTATACTTAAAAAATTCCATAAATCGTTCCCAAAACGTCCTTTGGTAACATTTCATTGAGATTCTATTTATATGTTACCTCCATTCAGATTGAGTGGATTGAACAGTCCTCTTTAAAATAAATTTTCACAGCGTCTCAGAGCAATATTTCTATAAAAAACAGCGACAAACACCGATTTTACAGTGTTGTCGCTGTTTGAAATGTTACCAAGCTTTTATTTGGGAACATTATTTAAATTTATTTTGTATGTTCTATTCAACTAAGAATCATTTAGTTCACTAATATGGATTGCATTAACAGTAACTACACCATTTAATTTAAACTTTGTCATTTGACTTTTAAAAATACGATTTATTTCAACTTGTGTTTG
The sequence above is a segment of the Solibacillus sp. FSL H8-0523 genome. Coding sequences within it:
- a CDS encoding TetR/AcrR family transcriptional regulator, coding for MNRQEKKRLKTIATIKIVFMELLLEDVVFEDITVKEITERADFNRSTFYLYFQDKHELAESLFNEALQAYTHAVMSPYEEGQIVGLDGDVPSDRLIFDCIAENKQLFSALDRLQIPPTIYERMEQTCLALFSTNIQLVQEKTDPSIDYNLFLHYQVAAMIGLIKYWIRNNFEETAPYMTEQFRSFYTSRVKTMNITQK
- a CDS encoding metal-binding protein ZinT; translation: MKTKASKWIGAFAMSALLVGCNAEEDTAKNNVEEVSAAVKQDDHDHDHTHADDEAAKKIYAGYFEEEQVQARELTDWAGDWQSVYPYLLDGTLDEVFEYKVKNGGTMTVDEYRDYYDVGYKTTIERIVIAGDQVTFTDQGQERTGTYINDGHEILTYEKGNRGVRYSFKLAEPTEGLPAYIQFSDHSIFPTVAGHYHIYLGDDRATLLEEVTHWPTYYPSSMDGHTIAHEMMAH
- a CDS encoding translation factor GTPase family protein — encoded protein: MYKTIGVLAHVDAGKTTFSEQLLYHTQAIKTRGRVDHQDAHLDNHAIERARGITIFAEQGRFVYDGVTYNLIDTPGHVDFAPEMERAVHVMDAAILIVSAVDGIQGHTETVWQLLKQRVVPTFIFLNKTDREGADVEGVMQAIRQELSPDALLYSGMNPTLKEWLAERDEVLMELFFDDQLDDATSFAALQTLVQKQQAIVCMGGSALKDEGIMAFFEDVHQLTKTDFNEEAAFQASVFKIRHNEQQRLTFLKAMSGTLNVRDEFTFGDKTEKITEIRLYNGASFTTVQQVRAGDLFAVKGLSTPIIGDVIGASSEKSQFDMVPTLQAKVNYDGPLHVKELTRIFRELEAEEPSLRVFWNEQFQEISVHVMGVIQLEVLVEVLKERFFVEVTFGKPQILYKETINASAVGYGHFEPLKHYAEVHIKLEPNARGQGITFSNQCHADHLTVGHQRLIEQHLFERAHHGLLIGFPVTDIHVTLLTGRAHNQYTAGGDFREATIRALRQGLEQVENVLLEPYYRFKMKASNEYIGRMMSDIQQASGTFEAPILTEDSVTIHGRAPVATFMDYSTQFAAFTNGKGALTLMFDGYDACHNKEQIIEQIGYNKDADPLYSSSSVFLAKGKGYSVPWQEAKAAMHCDVE